A window of Eucalyptus grandis isolate ANBG69807.140 chromosome 4, ASM1654582v1, whole genome shotgun sequence genomic DNA:
AAGTTCATTATGCATATTAATTGGCTGAAGAGCCGGGTGTATCCTTTGCGTTTGCGCTTGCTATCTGATCTGAAATACTCAATTTTGCATAAAGGGGTTGCATCACTGGTGATTAATTGGACGGCAGCTGCAGTTTTAAGGTCATGGCTGCTGGTTAAGAAAACATCTGCAAGGCACCATGGACTTTGACATAATGAAGAAGCATAATCATATATTGGAGAAATTAATGGCAACAAACATGTTCAACTTCTGCAACAAGTCGCATTAAGATTGACGTGCTAAATCTTTGTGACAGATCTAATTgttcccttctctttttctagGAAAAATTGTCTCTCaaccacatttttttttggtcggttctCTCAACCACATTAGCTAGGTATCAAATGGCTTATTTTTCCATGCGCGCATGATCAGATTTTAGttttaagaagaaaaagttaagaAACGATATATTCTCTTCTAGTGATGGGGTACAGTGCTGTATATATCAAGCTGTGTTAAGGGAAGTTGGAACTGTTTTatcatttatcattttcttaTCTTGTTTTACACCGGAACGAACTGAGTTTTCGATTGGTTATAGTAAGGAAGATGGTCAGAGACTTAATCCGAAGGCAATCTGAATCTCGAAAGATCACATTTAACTTCAACTCCATAGCAACTCCTACACGGCCCCTTCAGACAACTAATAGACCTCACTGGGCTTTTATCGTTTGGACATATTCGTCTCCTCCTTCCATTTCCTCGGTTTCCATGACCTCATTCACGCTTCTTTTGGTAACAGAACAGACTTGTCACATTTGAATCCAAAAACAGACatatttattaaatagattACACGACATAATATGAGTAACATGTTCCTTAACTCTAAAAGAATTCACCGTTAGTCTTTAGAAAATTAATGCAAATGATGAACAATAGATGATGACACTTTGGATCGTCTACGAAGATCCTCTTGTAAAAGAGGAGATGATTGAGTCGTTACTAACTCCATGATCGACTCAATGTTCAGTGGATGGTGATGGGACGGTCATGCGTTTGGGGATTCATCAACAACCGCAAAACCTTCTTGACAATTTGTTTCACAAGTACCCCTTCATGCCTGCCAATTGCCAGATAAACTTAAGTTAGTTCTGAGCAATAAATGAAGTTTCCAGTATTAGGATCAAATCAAATGCGCTATGAACAGTATAAGTTTTCAGTAAATGAGTTCTCGTGGGAATGATAAAAGTAAGTACCCATTTGCGATTTTTCCGGATTCCCATCCTTTGGAGGACCCAACCTCCTTGAGAACTTGCTTCCACTGCTTGTACTTACTTCTTTTGAATAGCTTCTTTTGTTGACGCATGTTGCCTCCAAAAGAATTCAATAGGTCTTTCACATCTGAGGGCTTCACTTTATAGAAGATGGGCAACATCTCTTGcccttttgttttcttgcatTCAACTATTTGAGCTAGTTCGTCGAGGCACCAATGAGAGGAGGCAAAATTTTCAGAGAGAATTGGAATGGAAATCTTGCAATGTTCAATGGCATTTCGAATCTCACTACTAACATTTTTACCTATTAGGGACGGATCATCAATTCTAAACACATTGATTCTTGCATCCATAAGGCTGCTACAGAGGTGAGCGGCAAAGCCGCATCTAGTATCGGGGCCATGGAAGGCCAAGAAAACttcacttcttttcttctccgaAAAGTAAAGATATACTGCAATCCAATATGACAAaccaaaatgatgatgatgcaaTCCAATATGACAAATCAAAGTGATAATGATAAATTGTAGCCAGTGTGAACattatatgaaaaatcaaaacagtCCAATGTGACTTTTAGAAGCCACGAAATTGGTCTAGGTCATAAACCACGCAAACCTACACGCCTTCTTTATGGGGGAATCGAAGGGAGGCCAAAGCTCTCCTATGACAAACATAGAGAATACTTGGGAATGGGAGGTGCTGGGCTCAAACGGAAGGGAGAGATACCTGATCTTATGCGGTAATAAGACATCAACATAGAAAAGATGAGGAGCCTTTCGATCCACCTCGTCTTCAAAACACTCGACACCTTTGCGACCACCATTTTCACCAGCTCTCCTTCATGCCTGCCCACATATACAAGTGTAAAAACCAGAACCAAGCGTACCGTTTAATTCCTTTACTCCCCTAACTCTGTCAATCTGGATTAGTCATTTTCCTCCAAGGGCAGGGAGGTTCGGATTCTGATCTGTAGATTCgtaaatacatacatatatatatatatacacacacacacacatacatacccATTAGCAATGGCCTGTGATGTCCATCCTCTAATGCCCGCGACAGAAGTCAGCGCCAACTCCCAATTTTGCACGTCTCTTGAGCTGCAATGCCTTCTATGTTCCCGTAGAGCCTTTCCGAAAATACCGCGTTGCTCAAGTACATCAACTACATCTACCTTATAGAACACAGGGAAGACCGATCTGTGATGCTTTGTGTGGCAATCCATGATCTCATTGAGCTCATGGAGGCATGGTTTACTCTGTGCATACCGTTCGGAGATGATAGGGATTGCAATCTGACAATTCCTGATTGCCTGCAGAAGCTCCGAGCCTATCTCCTTGCCAACAGGGAGTGCATCGTTGTCCCTGAATACGTGGAACCCAGCATCTACCAGGCTGATGTAGAGAAAATCAGTGAAGCCAGTGCGAGTATCTTCGCCTCTGAAGCTCAGGAACACGTCGTAGTTTTGAGGGACCGCCCCTGTTTTCTTCGGCACGATTTTGCAAGCGTAGATGAGCAGAAGGGCCAGGAGAACATTTGCAAAGGcatacattttcttctcttaCTCAAGACTTGATGCTTTCAAGACTCAACTCGTTTTCGTTTACCCACCAATCCAAGAACCTCAACGTGAAAACGTTGAATCATTCCGCTTGTGTTTTGCCTCCATGTTTCCAACAATCGCACCAGAAGACACAGTAGAAGATGCTAAtgttctctctgtctcttcatTATTGTCGTGTCTATGTCTATCGCTTTCTGCTTGTAATGCCTTCGTTTTAGCAAACGGGGATGATCTTGGCGGAGTACTCAAAGCAAATCATTAAACAATCCTTGTTAACGTAGAATTTGTGAGatcgattcttcttcttcagtagaGAGACACCGAAACATGACGTAAGAAATTTCATTACGCGTGCTTCCCCACGTTTCCTTGTTTTATGGAGACTAGAATCCAAGCATTTTCTagaattatactttttaaacaCCTATTACAAAAAACCAAGTCTTATCACACGAAATGGAGGtagttataagaatttcattaCGTCATTTTTGTGCCGTCCTCATATACTCTAGATGCTCCATGTTTTCATTAGTCTTCTCtcacatcctttttttttaagtacttTTCAATATCTTCTAACACACCGTGCGCATCTTGCTCGAATCTTCTCATTAAAGCATCCCAAAATCTTCAATTCAACATGATCGGCTCACCTAGACAACATTCTCCCGTCATATCCTTGAATGGGGTaatacccattttttcttgaatagggtcatttccttttctttttttcattttctcacaTGTTCACAAATCAAATGAAGCGTTTTCATCTTTACCGTCTACACTCATTTTGCGTCCATGTCAATATTTATTTGCCCCGAGTGGCATTCCAAGTCGCTCAAAGCCCCGATCACACCTTTTTATTTCACACATCCCGTCTGAACTCCATGGTTGAGATCTCcatctatcttttccttttttatttggcaaaaaatgTTTGAGATATCGAAAATACTCACTCCTTGATACTCCATGTTCTTGCCTTGATGTCATTTAAGTTTCTACTCTTATCAACATCACTCATCATATATTTCGTCTTTGATCGACTCATCTGAAAACCTTTTAATTCTAAAGTTTCTTTTAAAGATTAGGAGGGTCTTGTTCCCGCTTGGATTCCATCGGCCAGCACCATATCAATCCGAGACAAAGGAAAAGACATACACTACTACCGGGGAAATTTTTGTCGCTTGCCCAAGAAAAAGGCCATCAAACAAACTGTCTTTGCTTATATCAAACTTAACTTTATTCTCAAAAAATCGTTATCTAAATTaacctattcaccccttctATAGCCTCAACATGATCGATGAATTAGCTAATGCAGTTTCTTCTTCTGAAGTTCCTGTTTCTGTCATTTTAatcttggatttatttttttatttgactttttattattatgaggGGCTGAAAGTTATCTTGAAGGCGTATGTCCGGACTATGCTTTTTCAGATTGAGTTTTGAGTGTGAACTTTCGCTTTTCAGTAAAGAGGGCAATGCTGAATGTTTCGAACTTTTTAGAACATAATCCCTcgttagaaaaagaaatttctttagcatgtcagtattttttttttaaaaataaaaccgTACGATTTATGCCAATCATATATgaggggaaaattatccaaaaagtcttaaatct
This region includes:
- the LOC104442800 gene encoding protein PHLOEM PROTEIN 2-LIKE A8, with protein sequence MDARINVFRIDDPSLIGKNVSSEIRNAIEHCKISIPILSENFASSHWCLDELAQIVECKKTKGQEMLPIFYKVKPSDVKDLLNSFGGNMRQQKKLFKRSKYKQWKQVLKEVGSSKGWESGKIANGHEGVLVKQIVKKVLRLLMNPQTHDRPITIH
- the LOC120285869 gene encoding TMV resistance protein N-like — protein: MYAFANVLLALLLIYACKIVPKKTGAVPQNYDVFLSFRGEDTRTGFTDFLYISLVDAGFHVFRDNDALPVGKEIGSELLQAIRNCQIAIPIISERYAQSKPCLHELNEIMDCHTKHHRSVFPVFYKVDVVDVLEQRGIFGKALREHRRHCSSRDVQNWELALTSVAGIRGWTSQAIANGHEGELVKMVVAKVSSVLKTRWIERLLIFSMLMSYYRIRSGISPFRLSPAPPIPKYSLCLS